Proteins encoded in a region of the Candidatus Methanomethylophilaceae archaeon genome:
- a CDS encoding radical SAM protein: MSEESHMHESTIDRTELVERKAILALGGAVRLPAGFLLPFKISRSTAGPGAGFSSVAIGFDRFRVKKSISYDSGEFDLVQSEDGMLSLYRGGKLFIADISLLPIVRHCPGQAFFNLDSRCEYRCAFCSSPRLPEKDLKNMTTEKILELLEESLSLQHFGTVSFTSGVIVSIDETIERMVDVVSSVHRKYPDLRIGVEPYVSTEEHVVALKEAGANEIKLNVQCATDELFGRICPDLDRDNILEMLKISVKIFGKGNVTSNIIYGFRETDDDVTNAIEELCKIGVIPGLRALRINDYNRQPLIDAVGPLEKSDPDRMVRLAEIQKDLMSRYGLDTRTSKTMCLECGCCDIVPFRDIRSSLFLDDSIYRINYLADRGPPRHLYRVPTYDVSLFDTTALHYSRNAWICILARTHID, encoded by the coding sequence ATGAGCGAAGAATCGCACATGCATGAATCGACCATTGATAGGACGGAACTTGTCGAAAGGAAGGCCATATTGGCCTTGGGCGGAGCAGTCAGATTGCCTGCGGGTTTCCTGCTCCCCTTCAAAATATCGCGGTCAACTGCGGGCCCAGGTGCAGGATTTAGCTCCGTCGCCATAGGCTTCGACAGGTTCAGGGTCAAGAAATCGATCTCCTATGACTCTGGTGAATTCGATCTCGTGCAATCGGAGGATGGAATGCTGTCCCTATACAGGGGAGGGAAACTTTTCATTGCCGATATCAGCCTTCTTCCGATAGTGCGGCATTGTCCGGGACAGGCCTTCTTCAATCTGGATTCCAGATGTGAATACAGGTGTGCATTCTGTTCTTCACCCCGTCTTCCCGAGAAGGATCTCAAGAATATGACTACCGAGAAGATCCTGGAATTGCTCGAGGAGTCCTTGTCTCTGCAGCACTTCGGCACGGTTTCCTTCACAAGCGGTGTTATCGTGAGCATCGATGAAACGATAGAACGCATGGTGGATGTCGTCTCGTCTGTGCACCGGAAGTACCCCGATCTCAGGATCGGCGTGGAACCATACGTGTCGACGGAGGAGCACGTGGTGGCGCTTAAGGAGGCGGGTGCCAATGAGATCAAGCTCAATGTACAGTGCGCTACGGATGAGCTGTTCGGAAGGATCTGTCCGGATCTGGATCGTGACAACATATTGGAGATGCTCAAGATCTCTGTGAAGATTTTCGGCAAAGGTAATGTCACATCCAACATCATCTATGGTTTTAGAGAAACGGACGATGATGTTACCAATGCGATCGAAGAACTATGCAAGATCGGCGTCATTCCCGGATTGAGGGCGTTGCGCATCAACGACTACAACCGTCAGCCTCTGATCGATGCGGTCGGGCCGTTAGAGAAATCGGATCCGGATAGGATGGTCAGGTTGGCCGAGATCCAGAAGGACCTTATGTCGAGATACGGGTTGGATACCAGGACCAGCAAGACCATGTGCTTAGAATGCGGATGCTGTGACATCGTCCCCTTCCGTGACATACGATCATCACTATTCTTGGATGATAGCATTTATCGCATCAACTACCTCGCGGACCGTGGTCCCCCACGGCACCTATACCGTGTTCCCACGTATGACGTATCCCTCTTTGATACGACAGCACTTCACTATAGTCGGAATGCCTGGATATGCATACTGGCAAGGACACATATTGATTAA